One Rissa tridactyla isolate bRisTri1 chromosome 4, bRisTri1.patW.cur.20221130, whole genome shotgun sequence DNA window includes the following coding sequences:
- the NOXRED1 gene encoding LOW QUALITY PROTEIN: NADP-dependent oxidoreductase domain-containing protein 1 (The sequence of the model RefSeq protein was modified relative to this genomic sequence to represent the inferred CDS: deleted 1 base in 1 codon; substituted 5 bases at 5 genomic stop codons), which produces MSTDAPCSQRLHCMWGPATFIGPMSARRNPEKGWGLTLQVWDITEPFKSSQADEAVSEEALMHLTRCCKGLAANMCAHAIFCKLLHDLSYKALLLFMPTLSGSENGLLTSLGDGHGLKVGIIGKGHLEKXMAXVLLMLSCALQSSIRVSTRHPESLAELQKQGLTCCDDNAQLVAXADVAFLCCLQSYTPSICCIVRLPATQKSSIVHSLVTAVPLLSCGKIRVNAEWLVAVFCAALNSSTWQSLPHQKALKLLSDLCSPECCPICAEQKTSXPQFVCKSFVNKGFGSSVTQEEAFPWFDLRAAQLTEPSFTQLLEKSELVXCRLALPYQASFGDWPTKQWGLIVTKTSLTSAVMEPGVTLDDKSPFSTAASDMSSEIPEENSDYDSKSS; this is translated from the exons ATGTCCACTGATGCACCTTGTTCTCAACGACTGCATTGCATGTGGGGACCAGCCACTTTTATAGGTCCCATGTCTGCAAGGAGAAACCCTGAGAAGGGCTGGGGTCTCACACTGCAG GTGTGGGACATTACAGAGCCTTTCAAGTCCTCTCAGGCTGATGAAGCAGTCAGTGAGGAGGCCTTGATGCATCTGACGAGGTGCTGCAAGGGGCTGGCAGCGAACATGTGTGCCCATGCCATCTTCTGCAAACTTCTCCATGACCTCAG TTACAAAGCTCTCCTACTGTTTATGCCCACGCTT AGTGGGAGTGAGAATGGTTTGCTGACTTCCCTGGGGGACGGCCATGGCCTGAAAGTTGGGATTATTGGCAAGGGCCACCTTGAGAAGTAGATGGCCTGAGTGCTCCTGATGCTGAGCTGTGCTCTGCAGTCCAGTATCCGTGTTTCCACCAGGCACCCTGAGAGCCTGG cagagctgcagaagcaggGGCTCACGTGCTGTGACGACAACGCTCAGCTGGTGGCCTGAGCAGATGTTGCATTCCTCTGCTGCCTCCAGTCATACACGCCGTCCATCTGCTGCATTGTTCGG CTGCCTGCCACCCAGAAATCTAGCATTGTGCACAGCCTTGTCACCGCCGTCCCCCTCCTCAG TTGTG GGAAAATAAGAGTCAATGCTGAATGGCTGGTGGCCGTTTTCTGCGCAGCCCTGAACAGCAGCACATGGCAGAGCCTGCCTCACCAGAAGGCACTGAAATTACTCAGTGACCTCTGTTCTCCTGAGTGCTGCCCCATCTGTGCAGAGCAGAAAACTTCCTGACCGCAGTTTGTGTGCAAGAGTTTTGTCAACAAAGGTTTTGGCTCTTCAGTGACTCAAGAGGA AGCCTTCCCGTGGTTTGACCTGAGAGCTGCACAGCTGACAGAGCCTTCCTTTACCCAGCTGCTAGAAAAGAGTGAGCTTGTCTGATGCCGTCTTGCTCTACCATACCAGGCATCCTTTGGAGACTGGCCTACAAAGCAATGGGGACTAATCGTCACCAAGACATCTCTTACTTCAGCTGTAATGGAGCCTGGTGTAACGTTGGATGACAAGTCTCCGTTCTCCACAGCCGCTTCTGACATGTCCTCAGAAATCCCAGAGGAAAATTCTGACTATGATTCTAAATCCTCATAA
- the VIPAS39 gene encoding spermatogenesis-defective protein 39 homolog isoform X3, with the protein MSRARADEEEYWHSSKFRAFTFDDEDDELSQLKESKRAVNSLRDIVDDDDDDLERVSWSGEPVGSISWSIKETASSSTSSLEGRDSSLQKGSSSYAAFPKQVSSYSLSSLFKGRNKLPSFQSLSDALSDTGVKNYAPELRRPKAEYKICSLERFRSLQDKLVLLDEAVAGHDGNVITAVLIFLKRTLRREILFRELEVRQVALCHLIHFLKETGEQKLLLDLLRFLDRTEEVALSQYREHLNIQDVEKRREFLKGCIGLPFSAEDTSHIQDHYTLLERQIIIEANDRHLETAGQSEIFRKYPRKASILNMPLVTTLFYSCFYHYTEAEGTFSSPTNLKKTFKIPDKQYVLTALAARAKLRAWDDVDALFTTKNWLGYTKKKAPIGFHRVVEILQRNNAPVQVLQEYVRLVEDVETRLNLATKYKCHDVVIETYKDLKDRIQLTAYKCKVERGSAEEEKINSILNNMQIRWKN; encoded by the exons ATGAGCCGGGCGAGGGCGGACGAGGAGGAGTACTGGCACAGCTCCAAGTTCCGGGCCTTCACCTTCGACGACGAGGATGATGAGCTCTCGCAG CTAAAGGAATCCAAACGGGCAGTGAATAGCCTTCGGGATATCgtcgatgatgatgatgacgaccTTGAGAGGGTCAGCTGGAGCGGGGAACCTGTGGGAA GTATCTCCTGGTCAATCAAAGAGACAGCCTCCAGCAGCACTAGCTCACTGGAGGGCCGAGACTCCAGTCTACAGAAGGGCTCTTCCTCCTATGCAGCTTTTCCCAAACAAGTTTCCTCCTACTCCCTAAGCAGCCTATTCAAAG gACGAAACAAACTTCCAAGTTTTCAGTCCCTTTCAGATG CCCTCTCTGACACAGGAGTTAAAAACTATGCCCCAGAGCTGCGCAGACCGAAAGCTGAGTACAAG ATCTGCTCTCTAGAGAGATTTCGCTCCCTGCAGGACAAGCTGGTGCTCTTGGATGAAGCTGTAGCAGGGCATGATGGGAATGTCATTACAGCT GTCCTGATATTCCTGAAACGGACGCTAAGGAGAG AGATCTTGTTTCGGGAGCTGGAGGTGCGGCAGGTGGCCTTGTGTCATCTGATCCATTTCCTCAAAGAGACGGGTGAGCAGAAGTTGCTTCTGGATCTGCTCAG GTTCCTAGACAGGACTGAGGAAGTTGCT ctGTCCCAGTACCGGGAGCATTTGAACATCCAAGATGTAGAAAAAAGGAGGGAATTTCTGAAAGGCTGCATTGG GCTGCCATTTTCAGCTGAGGATACCTCCCACATCCAAGACCATTATACCCTGTTGGAGCGACAGATCATCATCGAG GCCAATGATCGGCACTTGGAGACTGCTGGGCAGTCAGAAATATTTCGGAAATATCCTCGTAAGGCTTCAATTCTCAACATGCCACTAGTGACCACCCTCTTCTATTCCTGTTTCTACCACTACACAGAGGCTGAG GGAACATTCAGCAGCCCGACCAACctgaagaaaacatttaag attCCTGATAAGCAGTATGTGCTGACTGCCCTGGCTGCTCGTGCCAAGCTGCGAGCCTGGGATGATGTGGATGCCCTCTTCACCACCAAG AACTGGCTGGGCTACACCAAGAAGAAGGCACCTATTGGCTTCCACCGGGTGGTGGAGATCTTGCAGAGGAACAATGCTCCTGTGCAG GTACTGCAGGAGTATGTGCGCCTGGTGGAGGATGTGGAGACACGGTTGAACCTTGCCACCAAATACAAGTGCCATGATGTTGTCATTGAG ACGTACAAGGATCTAAAGGATCGCATCCAGCTGACAGCATATAAGTGCAAGGTGGAGCGAGGCTCTGCAGAAGAAGAGAAGATAAACAGCATTCTCAACAACATG CAAATCCGATGGAAGAACTGA
- the AHSA1 gene encoding activator of 90 kDa heat shock protein ATPase homolog 1 isoform X2: MAKWGEGDPRWIVEQRADATNVNNWHWTERDASNWSTERLKTLLLPVRVEGEEGACEVTEVSKLDGEASINNRKGKLIFFYEWAIKLAWTGTSKTGVKYKGYVEIPNLSDENDIDEVEIHVSLAKDEPDTNLKTLMKQEGTKKIRDAMKTYISTLKTEFTQGMILPTVNGEHMETTPQVAPKAEDRKTAASSSTTTSQSKSIGVKIPTCKISLKDTFLTSPEELYRVFVTQEMVQAFTHAQAALEADKGGKFQLLDGSVTGEFVDLVPEKQLVMKWRFKSWPAAMKSQVLMTNDAMFYQ, translated from the exons ATGGCCAAGTGGGGGGAGGGAGACCCGCGCTGGATCGTCGAGCAGCGGGCGGACGCCACCAACGTTAACAACTGGCACTG GACGGAGCGGGATGCCTCCAACTGGTCCACGGAGCGGCTGAAAACTCTCCTCCTGCCTGTCAGGGTGGAGGGTGAGGAAGGGGCTTGTGAGGTGACAGAAGTGAGCAAACTGGATGGAGAGGCCTCCATTAACAACCGCAAAGGGAAACTTATCTTCTTCTATGAGTGGGCTATCAAGCTGGCATGGACTG GCACCTCAAAGACAGGAGTGAAATACAAAGGTTATGTGGAGATTCCTAATCTCTCAGATGAAAATGACATTGATGAAGTTGAG ATCCATGTCAGCCTTGCTAAAGATGAGCCTGACACTAACTTGAAGACCCTGATGAAGCAAGAAGGCACAAAAAAAATTAGAGATGCCATGAAAACTTACATCAGCACTCTTAAAACAG AATTCACCCAGGGCATGATTTTGCCCACAGTGAATGGTGAACATATGGAAACAACACCTCAGGTGGCTCCTAAAGCAGAAGACCGCAAG ACGGCCGCTAGCAGCAGTACTACCACATCACAGTCCAAATCCATAGGAGTCAAGATCCCTACATGTAAGATCAGCTTGAAGGACACCTTCTTAACATCTCCCGAGGAGCTCTACCGGGTATTCGTTACTCAGGAG ATGGTCCAAGCTTTCACCCACGCACAAGCTGCCTTGGAGGCTGATAAAGGAGGGAAGTTTCAGTTGCTGGATGGCAGTGTCACAGGAGAGTTCGTTGACCTA gtccCTGAGAAGCAACTTGTTATGAAATGGAGATTTAAATCTTGGCCAGCTG
- the AHSA1 gene encoding activator of 90 kDa heat shock protein ATPase homolog 1 isoform X1, with translation MAKWGEGDPRWIVEQRADATNVNNWHWTERDASNWSTERLKTLLLPVRVEGEEGACEVTEVSKLDGEASINNRKGKLIFFYEWAIKLAWTGTSKTGVKYKGYVEIPNLSDENDIDEVEIHVSLAKDEPDTNLKTLMKQEGTKKIRDAMKTYISTLKTEFTQGMILPTVNGEHMETTPQVAPKAEDRKTAASSSTTTSQSKSIGVKIPTCKISLKDTFLTSPEELYRVFVTQEMVQAFTHAQAALEADKGGKFQLLDGSVTGEFVDLVPEKQLVMKWRFKSWPAGHFATITLNFTDKGGETEVCLEGKGIPASEEERTKQGWQRYYFEGIKQTFGYGARLF, from the exons ATGGCCAAGTGGGGGGAGGGAGACCCGCGCTGGATCGTCGAGCAGCGGGCGGACGCCACCAACGTTAACAACTGGCACTG GACGGAGCGGGATGCCTCCAACTGGTCCACGGAGCGGCTGAAAACTCTCCTCCTGCCTGTCAGGGTGGAGGGTGAGGAAGGGGCTTGTGAGGTGACAGAAGTGAGCAAACTGGATGGAGAGGCCTCCATTAACAACCGCAAAGGGAAACTTATCTTCTTCTATGAGTGGGCTATCAAGCTGGCATGGACTG GCACCTCAAAGACAGGAGTGAAATACAAAGGTTATGTGGAGATTCCTAATCTCTCAGATGAAAATGACATTGATGAAGTTGAG ATCCATGTCAGCCTTGCTAAAGATGAGCCTGACACTAACTTGAAGACCCTGATGAAGCAAGAAGGCACAAAAAAAATTAGAGATGCCATGAAAACTTACATCAGCACTCTTAAAACAG AATTCACCCAGGGCATGATTTTGCCCACAGTGAATGGTGAACATATGGAAACAACACCTCAGGTGGCTCCTAAAGCAGAAGACCGCAAG ACGGCCGCTAGCAGCAGTACTACCACATCACAGTCCAAATCCATAGGAGTCAAGATCCCTACATGTAAGATCAGCTTGAAGGACACCTTCTTAACATCTCCCGAGGAGCTCTACCGGGTATTCGTTACTCAGGAG ATGGTCCAAGCTTTCACCCACGCACAAGCTGCCTTGGAGGCTGATAAAGGAGGGAAGTTTCAGTTGCTGGATGGCAGTGTCACAGGAGAGTTCGTTGACCTA gtccCTGAGAAGCAACTTGTTATGAAATGGAGATTTAAATCTTGGCCAGCTG GGCACTTTGCAACAATTACCTTGAACTTCACTGACAAAGGTGGTGAGACAGAGGTGTGCTTGGAAGGCAAGGGCATTCCTGCCAGTGAGGAGGAAAGAACAAAGCAAGGCTGGCAGCGCTACTACTTCGAGGGCATTAAACAGACATTTGGCTATGGCGCCCGCTTGTTTTAA
- the SAMD15 gene encoding sterile alpha motif domain-containing protein 15, with the protein MEPRPGPEGPEPETEPEGAGGLRAACPFLAWSAAEVAEWVVQLGFPQYEECFRANGITGRRLILVDCSRLPAIGVTDFGHMQEISRHVRELLGTEDPLFNRSIALPYRDNMGLFLERKSRSGKKADALTFPRFVQEAGLEPYATVPPLQRAQAGVEADALPVSQGTQRQD; encoded by the exons ATGGAGCCGAGGCCGGGGCCTGAGGGGCCGGAGCCCGAAACCGAGCCCGAGGGCGCGGGAGGGCTGCGGGCCGCCTGCCCTTTCCTGGCCTGGAGCGCCGCGGAGGTGGCTGAGTGGGTGGTGCAGCTCGGCTTCCCCCAGTACGAG GAGTGCTTCAGGGCCAACGGCATCACCGGCCGCCGCCTCATCCTTGTGGACTGCTCCAGGCTGCCCGCCATTGGCGTCACCGACTTCGGCCACATGCAG GAGATTTCACGACATGTGCGAGAATTGCTGGGGACTGAGGACCCTCTCTTCAACAGATCCATTGCCCTCCCATACAGAGACAACATGGGTCTCTTCCTGGAGCGAAAGTCCCGATCAGGAAAGAAAGCAGATGCTCTCACTTTCCCACGATTTGTCCAAGAAGCAGGACTGGAGCCCTATGCTACAGTTCCTCCTTTGCAACGAGCCCAGGCTGGGGTAGAAGCAGATGCTCTCCCTGTGTCGCAGGGCACCCAGAGGCAGGATTAG
- the VIPAS39 gene encoding spermatogenesis-defective protein 39 homolog isoform X2 encodes MSRARADEEEYWHSSKFRAFTFDDEDDELSQLKESKRAVNSLRDIVDDDDDDLERVSWSGEPVGSISWSIKETASSSTSSLEGRDSSLQKGSSSYAAFPKQVSSYSLSSLFKGRNKLPSFQSLSDALSDTGVKNYAPELRRPKAEYKDYSSDWNPKDTVRRMQRGKICSLERFRSLQDKLVLLDEAVAGHDGNVITAVLIFLKRTLRREILFRELEVRQVALCHLIHFLKETGEQKLLLDLLRFLDRTEEVALSQYREHLNIQDVEKRREFLKGCIGLPFSAEDTSHIQDHYTLLERQIIIEANDRHLETAGQSEIFRKYPRKASILNMPLVTTLFYSCFYHYTEAEIPDKQYVLTALAARAKLRAWDDVDALFTTKNWLGYTKKKAPIGFHRVVEILQRNNAPVQVLQEYVRLVEDVETRLNLATKYKCHDVVIETYKDLKDRIQLTAYKCKVERGSAEEEKINSILNNMQIRWKN; translated from the exons ATGAGCCGGGCGAGGGCGGACGAGGAGGAGTACTGGCACAGCTCCAAGTTCCGGGCCTTCACCTTCGACGACGAGGATGATGAGCTCTCGCAG CTAAAGGAATCCAAACGGGCAGTGAATAGCCTTCGGGATATCgtcgatgatgatgatgacgaccTTGAGAGGGTCAGCTGGAGCGGGGAACCTGTGGGAA GTATCTCCTGGTCAATCAAAGAGACAGCCTCCAGCAGCACTAGCTCACTGGAGGGCCGAGACTCCAGTCTACAGAAGGGCTCTTCCTCCTATGCAGCTTTTCCCAAACAAGTTTCCTCCTACTCCCTAAGCAGCCTATTCAAAG gACGAAACAAACTTCCAAGTTTTCAGTCCCTTTCAGATG CCCTCTCTGACACAGGAGTTAAAAACTATGCCCCAGAGCTGCGCAGACCGAAAGCTGAGTACAAG GATTACAGCAGTGATTGGAACCCCAAAGATACAGTCAGGCGAATGCAGAGGGGCAAG ATCTGCTCTCTAGAGAGATTTCGCTCCCTGCAGGACAAGCTGGTGCTCTTGGATGAAGCTGTAGCAGGGCATGATGGGAATGTCATTACAGCT GTCCTGATATTCCTGAAACGGACGCTAAGGAGAG AGATCTTGTTTCGGGAGCTGGAGGTGCGGCAGGTGGCCTTGTGTCATCTGATCCATTTCCTCAAAGAGACGGGTGAGCAGAAGTTGCTTCTGGATCTGCTCAG GTTCCTAGACAGGACTGAGGAAGTTGCT ctGTCCCAGTACCGGGAGCATTTGAACATCCAAGATGTAGAAAAAAGGAGGGAATTTCTGAAAGGCTGCATTGG GCTGCCATTTTCAGCTGAGGATACCTCCCACATCCAAGACCATTATACCCTGTTGGAGCGACAGATCATCATCGAG GCCAATGATCGGCACTTGGAGACTGCTGGGCAGTCAGAAATATTTCGGAAATATCCTCGTAAGGCTTCAATTCTCAACATGCCACTAGTGACCACCCTCTTCTATTCCTGTTTCTACCACTACACAGAGGCTGAG attCCTGATAAGCAGTATGTGCTGACTGCCCTGGCTGCTCGTGCCAAGCTGCGAGCCTGGGATGATGTGGATGCCCTCTTCACCACCAAG AACTGGCTGGGCTACACCAAGAAGAAGGCACCTATTGGCTTCCACCGGGTGGTGGAGATCTTGCAGAGGAACAATGCTCCTGTGCAG GTACTGCAGGAGTATGTGCGCCTGGTGGAGGATGTGGAGACACGGTTGAACCTTGCCACCAAATACAAGTGCCATGATGTTGTCATTGAG ACGTACAAGGATCTAAAGGATCGCATCCAGCTGACAGCATATAAGTGCAAGGTGGAGCGAGGCTCTGCAGAAGAAGAGAAGATAAACAGCATTCTCAACAACATG CAAATCCGATGGAAGAACTGA
- the VIPAS39 gene encoding spermatogenesis-defective protein 39 homolog isoform X1, which translates to MSRARADEEEYWHSSKFRAFTFDDEDDELSQLKESKRAVNSLRDIVDDDDDDLERVSWSGEPVGSISWSIKETASSSTSSLEGRDSSLQKGSSSYAAFPKQVSSYSLSSLFKGRNKLPSFQSLSDALSDTGVKNYAPELRRPKAEYKDYSSDWNPKDTVRRMQRGKICSLERFRSLQDKLVLLDEAVAGHDGNVITAVLIFLKRTLRREILFRELEVRQVALCHLIHFLKETGEQKLLLDLLRFLDRTEEVALSQYREHLNIQDVEKRREFLKGCIGLPFSAEDTSHIQDHYTLLERQIIIEANDRHLETAGQSEIFRKYPRKASILNMPLVTTLFYSCFYHYTEAEGTFSSPTNLKKTFKIPDKQYVLTALAARAKLRAWDDVDALFTTKNWLGYTKKKAPIGFHRVVEILQRNNAPVQVLQEYVRLVEDVETRLNLATKYKCHDVVIETYKDLKDRIQLTAYKCKVERGSAEEEKINSILNNMQIRWKN; encoded by the exons ATGAGCCGGGCGAGGGCGGACGAGGAGGAGTACTGGCACAGCTCCAAGTTCCGGGCCTTCACCTTCGACGACGAGGATGATGAGCTCTCGCAG CTAAAGGAATCCAAACGGGCAGTGAATAGCCTTCGGGATATCgtcgatgatgatgatgacgaccTTGAGAGGGTCAGCTGGAGCGGGGAACCTGTGGGAA GTATCTCCTGGTCAATCAAAGAGACAGCCTCCAGCAGCACTAGCTCACTGGAGGGCCGAGACTCCAGTCTACAGAAGGGCTCTTCCTCCTATGCAGCTTTTCCCAAACAAGTTTCCTCCTACTCCCTAAGCAGCCTATTCAAAG gACGAAACAAACTTCCAAGTTTTCAGTCCCTTTCAGATG CCCTCTCTGACACAGGAGTTAAAAACTATGCCCCAGAGCTGCGCAGACCGAAAGCTGAGTACAAG GATTACAGCAGTGATTGGAACCCCAAAGATACAGTCAGGCGAATGCAGAGGGGCAAG ATCTGCTCTCTAGAGAGATTTCGCTCCCTGCAGGACAAGCTGGTGCTCTTGGATGAAGCTGTAGCAGGGCATGATGGGAATGTCATTACAGCT GTCCTGATATTCCTGAAACGGACGCTAAGGAGAG AGATCTTGTTTCGGGAGCTGGAGGTGCGGCAGGTGGCCTTGTGTCATCTGATCCATTTCCTCAAAGAGACGGGTGAGCAGAAGTTGCTTCTGGATCTGCTCAG GTTCCTAGACAGGACTGAGGAAGTTGCT ctGTCCCAGTACCGGGAGCATTTGAACATCCAAGATGTAGAAAAAAGGAGGGAATTTCTGAAAGGCTGCATTGG GCTGCCATTTTCAGCTGAGGATACCTCCCACATCCAAGACCATTATACCCTGTTGGAGCGACAGATCATCATCGAG GCCAATGATCGGCACTTGGAGACTGCTGGGCAGTCAGAAATATTTCGGAAATATCCTCGTAAGGCTTCAATTCTCAACATGCCACTAGTGACCACCCTCTTCTATTCCTGTTTCTACCACTACACAGAGGCTGAG GGAACATTCAGCAGCCCGACCAACctgaagaaaacatttaag attCCTGATAAGCAGTATGTGCTGACTGCCCTGGCTGCTCGTGCCAAGCTGCGAGCCTGGGATGATGTGGATGCCCTCTTCACCACCAAG AACTGGCTGGGCTACACCAAGAAGAAGGCACCTATTGGCTTCCACCGGGTGGTGGAGATCTTGCAGAGGAACAATGCTCCTGTGCAG GTACTGCAGGAGTATGTGCGCCTGGTGGAGGATGTGGAGACACGGTTGAACCTTGCCACCAAATACAAGTGCCATGATGTTGTCATTGAG ACGTACAAGGATCTAAAGGATCGCATCCAGCTGACAGCATATAAGTGCAAGGTGGAGCGAGGCTCTGCAGAAGAAGAGAAGATAAACAGCATTCTCAACAACATG CAAATCCGATGGAAGAACTGA
- the VIPAS39 gene encoding spermatogenesis-defective protein 39 homolog isoform X4, whose product MSRARADEEEYWHSSKFRAFTFDDEDDELSQLKESKRAVNSLRDIVDDDDDDLERVSWSGEPVGRRNKLPSFQSLSDALSDTGVKNYAPELRRPKAEYKDYSSDWNPKDTVRRMQRGKICSLERFRSLQDKLVLLDEAVAGHDGNVITAVLIFLKRTLRREILFRELEVRQVALCHLIHFLKETGEQKLLLDLLRFLDRTEEVALSQYREHLNIQDVEKRREFLKGCIGLPFSAEDTSHIQDHYTLLERQIIIEANDRHLETAGQSEIFRKYPRKASILNMPLVTTLFYSCFYHYTEAEGTFSSPTNLKKTFKIPDKQYVLTALAARAKLRAWDDVDALFTTKNWLGYTKKKAPIGFHRVVEILQRNNAPVQVLQEYVRLVEDVETRLNLATKYKCHDVVIETYKDLKDRIQLTAYKCKVERGSAEEEKINSILNNMQIRWKN is encoded by the exons ATGAGCCGGGCGAGGGCGGACGAGGAGGAGTACTGGCACAGCTCCAAGTTCCGGGCCTTCACCTTCGACGACGAGGATGATGAGCTCTCGCAG CTAAAGGAATCCAAACGGGCAGTGAATAGCCTTCGGGATATCgtcgatgatgatgatgacgaccTTGAGAGGGTCAGCTGGAGCGGGGAACCTGTGGGAA gACGAAACAAACTTCCAAGTTTTCAGTCCCTTTCAGATG CCCTCTCTGACACAGGAGTTAAAAACTATGCCCCAGAGCTGCGCAGACCGAAAGCTGAGTACAAG GATTACAGCAGTGATTGGAACCCCAAAGATACAGTCAGGCGAATGCAGAGGGGCAAG ATCTGCTCTCTAGAGAGATTTCGCTCCCTGCAGGACAAGCTGGTGCTCTTGGATGAAGCTGTAGCAGGGCATGATGGGAATGTCATTACAGCT GTCCTGATATTCCTGAAACGGACGCTAAGGAGAG AGATCTTGTTTCGGGAGCTGGAGGTGCGGCAGGTGGCCTTGTGTCATCTGATCCATTTCCTCAAAGAGACGGGTGAGCAGAAGTTGCTTCTGGATCTGCTCAG GTTCCTAGACAGGACTGAGGAAGTTGCT ctGTCCCAGTACCGGGAGCATTTGAACATCCAAGATGTAGAAAAAAGGAGGGAATTTCTGAAAGGCTGCATTGG GCTGCCATTTTCAGCTGAGGATACCTCCCACATCCAAGACCATTATACCCTGTTGGAGCGACAGATCATCATCGAG GCCAATGATCGGCACTTGGAGACTGCTGGGCAGTCAGAAATATTTCGGAAATATCCTCGTAAGGCTTCAATTCTCAACATGCCACTAGTGACCACCCTCTTCTATTCCTGTTTCTACCACTACACAGAGGCTGAG GGAACATTCAGCAGCCCGACCAACctgaagaaaacatttaag attCCTGATAAGCAGTATGTGCTGACTGCCCTGGCTGCTCGTGCCAAGCTGCGAGCCTGGGATGATGTGGATGCCCTCTTCACCACCAAG AACTGGCTGGGCTACACCAAGAAGAAGGCACCTATTGGCTTCCACCGGGTGGTGGAGATCTTGCAGAGGAACAATGCTCCTGTGCAG GTACTGCAGGAGTATGTGCGCCTGGTGGAGGATGTGGAGACACGGTTGAACCTTGCCACCAAATACAAGTGCCATGATGTTGTCATTGAG ACGTACAAGGATCTAAAGGATCGCATCCAGCTGACAGCATATAAGTGCAAGGTGGAGCGAGGCTCTGCAGAAGAAGAGAAGATAAACAGCATTCTCAACAACATG CAAATCCGATGGAAGAACTGA